One window from the genome of Echinicola vietnamensis DSM 17526 encodes:
- a CDS encoding YheT family hydrolase: MPLIKNSTYLGPPRLYFNGHFETILPSVFRKIQGVTYQRERIDTVDGDFLDLDWSEVGSKKLLIVSHGLEGNSGRHYVTGLVKLFNQHQIDVLAWNNRSCSGEMNLRPVLYHHGASDDLKAVVDHVVSNREYEGIYLAGISMGGAQTLKYLGEEGAMLSSSIKGAAVYSTPCNLPDSAATLRLPRNVFYKNKFLAKLKVKMAEKAKQFPGIIDEELLQKVKDFDVFDDHFTAKLHGFKDGQDFYHSVSPDNWMQQITIPTLIVNALNDPLLMDRCYPVQLASQHDQVYLEMPKRGGHTGFAVSGQEFSWVERRLLQFLTVQDPDS, translated from the coding sequence ATGCCGTTAATTAAAAATTCGACTTATCTTGGCCCGCCCAGACTGTATTTCAATGGTCATTTTGAAACCATTTTGCCCAGTGTTTTCCGAAAAATCCAAGGGGTTACGTATCAGCGTGAGCGGATCGATACAGTAGATGGAGATTTTTTGGATTTGGATTGGAGTGAGGTGGGAAGTAAAAAGCTGCTTATCGTCTCCCACGGCCTGGAGGGAAATTCAGGGAGGCACTATGTCACGGGCTTGGTGAAATTATTTAACCAGCATCAGATAGATGTATTGGCTTGGAATAACCGTTCGTGTAGCGGTGAAATGAACCTGCGGCCCGTTCTTTACCACCATGGCGCATCTGATGACCTTAAGGCGGTAGTCGATCATGTGGTAAGCAATCGGGAATATGAAGGGATCTATTTGGCAGGCATAAGTATGGGAGGAGCACAAACCCTTAAATACCTGGGTGAGGAAGGGGCGATGTTGTCTTCTTCCATTAAAGGAGCAGCAGTGTACAGCACCCCTTGTAACCTTCCTGACAGCGCGGCTACGTTACGTTTGCCACGGAACGTTTTTTACAAAAATAAATTCTTGGCTAAGCTGAAAGTAAAAATGGCCGAGAAGGCGAAACAATTTCCAGGAATTATCGATGAAGAGTTGCTTCAAAAAGTAAAGGATTTTGATGTGTTTGATGATCATTTTACCGCCAAGTTGCATGGTTTTAAAGATGGCCAAGATTTTTACCATTCGGTCAGTCCAGACAATTGGATGCAGCAAATTACCATCCCCACGTTAATCGTCAATGCGCTGAACGATCCCTTGTTAATGGATCGTTGCTATCCAGTGCAATTGGCTTCTCAGCATGATCAGGTTTATTTGGAAATGCCCAAAAGAGGAGGGCACACGGGCTTTGCGGTCAGCGGACAGGAGTTTAGCTGGGTAGAGCGGCGTTTACTGCAGTTTTTGACGGTTCAGGATCCAGATTCTTAG